The proteins below are encoded in one region of Silene latifolia isolate original U9 population chromosome 2, ASM4854445v1, whole genome shotgun sequence:
- the LOC141641781 gene encoding uncharacterized protein LOC141641781: MVGRNRNRPWSDLPQELLSTIANSLTSNSISILTFRSVCRSWRSSCPRLSNSSLLSPNSYHRLYDYAGGCCFLSVTTICAFYRPLETSSIEFSSLSPEACVLFLDEYTPGKLSIRKPFSTESYNKPINFPNNINLNDFNVRELGRFHNLSYPTYFITPDLLKPRFKDGIDTVIMFPNAPAAINLIGDGTIWMYRFDVEIHKEKVKRLRPEIKHDGNGFRFDDIIEFKGRVLGIDRRGRVYEIKYHSSEMTSFIAPIAGGGGRRKRLVESLGLLYLVVRCKVDPRKNDKNDKSTRFKVYELNEGRKKWVEITSLGDRSFSFGRNFSFSASAQELGPCVKNCILFSRQSFLSYNWKDDNHIRSSKLEKNELDIGVYHLHDAEHSGAIESYAGYSDSLWPLPSWIWPIDRLKRIGMVEAAIDEILDRITKDVKKRLERVVGRYDGLVQPVVQEQLRGILKLKKVAIGFQEEEIDFMTKLRRDHVLSSAMSMLRKRDALLFNIEEQATTEVELSLKYISNLNILPGHCSVAPSYAKAQGPTVFSNNFCYCWRKMMIISKYFNITNLHILVGGYGYGYGYGYGYGYGYGYGYGAREQITLFHFTFHSSQFTVHPPTPQGTPRKHKEMVGHNRNPPWSDLPQELLSAIANFLTSNPIYIFTFRSICHSWRSSCPPLTNCSILSPHLPLSIPLPSNSYYSYSDSTSSSFVSVTIIYALRRPLQLSESRLSSLSPNACILFVDEFIPGKLSIRKPFSNSLYSTPINFPNVNLIDSGFRELGWFHNLTYTSKRSKPRFCDIEVNKVVMFPNEIAAISLREDGTLGMYRLDVGSNDGITKCETKHDGKGFRFDDIVEYKGKILGIDRRGRVYQINYHSSEMTPFVAPIAGGGGRRKRLVESLGKLYLVVRCYVDASHNNKLARLKVCGPDGIIKEEIRKIRFKVYELNEEKKKWIEISSLGDRSFSFGRNFSFSASTQELGTSVKNCILFTKNSFLSYSWNSDDSTGFKKSVLGLDVSVCHLHETDHFGDIESCPGYSDSLWPPSSWLWSIDRLKRIGIVETAIDGILDKVPEDYKTDIETDIEGTDDLKPAVLKFVKGILRLKKMAVRFREEEIEFKNKLHELDGSCHATTEEILGKPDNLETKQACNESLLRWALGMLRVRDTYLFYIEEQVTDVEISLNSRLAFILTLAQ; this comes from the exons ATGGTAGGCCGTAACCGAAACCGACCATGGTCAGACCTCCCACAAGAACTGCTATCCACCATAGCCAATTCCTTAACCTCAAACTCCATTTCCATCCTCACCTTCCGCTCCGTCTGCCGTTCATGGCGATCCTCATGTCCTCGTCTTTCCAATTCATCCCTTCTTTCACCTAATTCCTATCACCGTCTCTATGATTATGCTGGTGGTTGTTGTTTCCTATCCGTCACAACAATCTGCGCCTTTTATCGTCCCCTCGAAACTTCATCGATTGAATTCTCATCATTGTCGCCCGAGGCTTGTGTTTTATTCCTTGACGAGTATACCCCTGGAAAACTCAGTATTCGCAAACCTTTCTCAACTGAATCTTATAATAAACCCATTAATTTTCCTAACAACATTAATTTGAATGATTTTAATGTTCGTGAATTGGGCCGGTTTCATAACCTTAGTTACCCTACTTATTTTATTACGCCTGACCTCCTTAAACCGCGGTTTAAGGATGGCATTGATACGGTCATTATGTTTCCCAATGCTCCGGCTGCTATCAATCTTATTGGTGACGGTACAATATGGATGTATAGGTTCGATGTAGAGATTCATAAGGAAAAAGTCAAACGACTCAGACCCGAGATTAAACATGATGGTAATGGTTTTCGCTTTGACGACATTATTGAGTTTAAGGGTAGGGTGTTAGGTATTGATCGTAGGGGAAGGGTCTATGAGATTAAATATCATTCGTCTGAGATGACTTCTTTTATTGCTCCCATTGCGGGTGGAGGTGGAAGGCGAAAGCGGTTGGTCGAGTCATTGGGCTTGCTATATTTGGTAGTTAGATGTAAAGTTGACCCtcgaaaaaatgataaaaatgataaAAGCACTAGATTTAAGGTGTATGAGCTAAATGAAGGGAGGAAGAAGTGGGTTGAGATAACTAGTCTTGGTGATCGGTCTTTTTCATTTGGCCGTAATTTCTCTTTTTCTGCTTCAGCTCAGGAATTAGGACCTTGCGTGAAGAACTGCATTTTGTTCTCGAGACAGAGTTTCCTATCGTATAATTGGAAGGATGATAACCATATAAGGTCCTCTAAACTTGAAAAAAATGAACTTGATATCGGAGTATACCATTTGCATGATGCAGAACATTCTGGTGCGATTGAATCATACGCTGGCTACTCGGATTCATTATGGCCACTACCAAGTTGGATTTGGCCTATAGACAG GTTGAAGCGTATTGGGATGGTTGAAGCTGCAATTGATGAAATACTTGACAGGATTACTAAAGACGTGAAG AAGAGGTTAGAGAGAGTTGTCGGCCGTTATGATGGCTTAGTGCAACCGGTTGTCCAAGAACAGCTAAGGGGGATTCTCAAGTTGAAGAAAGTGGCTATTGGCTTCCAGGAGGAAGAAATCGACTTCATGACTAAACTTCGTCGTGATCATGTTTTAAGCTCGGCAATGAGCATGTTGCGTAAACGTGATGCTTTGCTATTCAATATTGAGGAACAAGCCACTACTGAAGTGGAACTATCCCTGAAATATATTTCAAATTTAAATATACTACCCGGCCA TTGCTCGGTTGCTCCATCGTACGCTAAAGCGCAGGGTCCTACAGTTTTTAGCAATAATTTTTGTTATTGTTGGAGAAAGATGATGATTATAAGCAAATACTTCAACATAACAAAT TTACACATTTTAGTTGGCGGGTACGGGTACGGGTACGGGTACGGGTACGGGTACGGGTACGGGTACGGGTACGGGTACGGAGCAAGAGAGCAAATTACCCTCTTCCATTTCACATTTCACAGTTCACAGTTCACAGTTCACCCCCCAACTCCCCAGGGAACACCGAGAAAGCACAAAGAAATGGTAGGTCATAACCGAAACCCACCATGGTCAGATCTTCCACAAGAACTCCTATCCGCCATAGCCAACTTCTTAACCTCAAACCCCATCTACATCTTCACCTTCCGCTCCATCTGTCATTCATGGCGATCTTCATGTCCCCCTCTTACCAACTGCTCCATTCTATCACCTCACTTACCTCTCTCAATCCCTTTACCCTCTAATTCCTATTACTCTTACTCCGATTCTACGAGTTCTTCTTTCGTATCCGTCACAATAATCTACGCTCTCCGTCGCCCTCTTCAATTATCAGAAAGCAGATTGTCATCATTGTCGCCCAACGCTTGTATTTTATTCGTCGATGAGTTCATTCCTGGAAAGTTGAGTATTCGCAAACCTTTCTCAAATAGCTTGTATTCTACGCCCATTAATTTTCCTAATGTTAATTTGATTGATTCTGGTTTTCGTGAATTGGGTTGGTTTCATAATCTTACTTATACTTCTAAGCGCAGTAAACCGCGTTTTTGTGATATTGAAGTTAATAAAGTGGTTATGTTTCCAAATGAAATTGCTGCAATTAGTCTTCGTGAAGACGGGACATTGGGGATGTATAGGTTGGATGTAGGGAGTAATGACGGAATTACTAAATGCGAGACTAAACATGATGGTAAAGGGTTTCGCTTTGACGACATTGTGGAATATAAGGGTAAAATATTGGGTATTGATCGTAGGGGGAGGGTTTATCAGATTAACTATCATTCGTCTGAGATGACTCCCTTTGTTGCTCCCATTGCGGGTGGAGGTGGGAGGCGAAAGCGGTTGGTGGAGTCGTTGGGGAAGTTGTATTTGGTGGTTAGGTGTTATGTTGATGCTAGTCATAACAATAAATTGGCTAGATTGAAGGTGTGTGGGCCTGATGGGATTATTAAGGAGGAGATTAGGAAGATTAGGTTTAAGGTGTATGAGCTCAATgaagagaagaagaaatggaTTGAGATATCGAGTCTTGGTGATCGCTCTTTTTCTTTTGGTCGTAATTTCTCCTTTTCTGCTTCTACTCAGGAATTAGGAACCTCTGTAAAGAACTGCATTTTGTTCACTAAAAATAGTTTTCTGTCCTATAGTTGGAATAGTGATGACTCTACAGGGTTCAAAAAGTCTGTGCTTGGCCTTGATGTCAGTGTATGTCACTTGCATGAGACTGATCATTTTGGTGATATTGAATCATGCCCTGGTTATTCGGATTCGTTATGGCCACCATCAAGCTGGCTATGGTCTATTGACAG GCTGAAACGTATTGGGATAGTTGAAACTGCAATTGATGGAATACTTGACAAGGTTCCTGAGGATTATAAG ACTGATATAGAGACAGATATAGAGGGAACTGATGATCTAAAACCGGCTGTCCTGAAGTTTGTGAAGGGTATTCTCAGGTTGAAGAAAATGGCGGTTAGATTCCGAGAGGAAGAAATTGAGTTCAAGAATAAACTCCATGAG TTGGATGGCTCGTGTCATGCGACGACTGAAGAAATACTTGGAAAGCCTGATAATTTGGAGACGAAGCAGGCTTGTAATGAGAGTCTTTTGCGCTGGGCATTAGGTATGTTGCGTGTACGTGATACGTACCTATTCTATATTGAGGAGCAGGTTACTGACGTGGAAATATCCCTGAATTCACGACTTGCGTTTATACTGACACTGGCTCAGTAG